The following proteins come from a genomic window of Rutidosis leptorrhynchoides isolate AG116_Rl617_1_P2 chromosome 10, CSIRO_AGI_Rlap_v1, whole genome shotgun sequence:
- the LOC139870085 gene encoding putative ripening-related protein 2 has translation MMISNFEKGGDNGRAECDSKYHSNESLIVSLPTIYYQHGLRCNDDVTIFYNNIGVSAIVIDECDCPQDTFVASQAVWEAFKIPKSAWGEIEVSWGFSERLVSG, from the exons ATGATGATTAGCAATTTTGAGAAGGGTGGAGATAATGGGCGAGCCGAGTGTGACAGTAAATACCACTCGAATGAATCCTTAATAGTGTCTTTGCCCACTATATACTACCAACATGGGCTACGTTGTAATGATGATGTCACAATATTTTACAACAATATTGGTGTATCAGCTATAGTGATTGATGAGTGTGACTGTCCTCAAGATACATTTGTCGCGTCTCAAGCTGTTTGGGAGGCCTTTAAGATTCCTAAAAGTGCTTGGGGAGAAATTGAAGTTAGTTGGGGATTTTCGG aacggctTGTTAGTGGTTAG